Proteins from a genomic interval of Capsicum annuum cultivar UCD-10X-F1 chromosome 4, UCD10Xv1.1, whole genome shotgun sequence:
- the LOC107867496 gene encoding uncharacterized protein LOC107867496, with the protein MTICSCFPVGRSRKDKEEKRAPKTDDVPVLVEGSVKSSARTDDSKSSSVVVPLPFGSSMSNDKVMDHESPVKGDTEEVAYEGEDEHDESLSMKRDNSDFDLQARGRSSGGEYDRSYNEGMRRNCSFQSEMNDQENSKSDKDAEAVEIVKSGHISDPGFGKVESWASPKLQRSCSDLAMRDMLTKLSGQLSLSKSKSYDEMQKLAEKMTLGSPASVLTHRSADKVMLKKHSSSQLLPSRSRKLWWKLFLWSHRNLQGNGGIQQLPILAKTALNQQGGYSSDTLELGKGMDLSNLGSPGSFTAESLNKGRYDKGKKVLDDFEGVSGFWPQNQWVAFPEESSRFMRINEWVNELPIHPPCLIDEHDHVEDDVDIPPYPDAGKSPVRNSPLISQYPNINVPEEVAHANTVIRSLNSSSTVAHIAGAGLKVIPAMSHLFSLRSVNLSGNFIVQITPGSLPKGLHALNLSRNKIHTIEGLRELTRLRVLDLSYNRISRIGQGLSSCTLIKELYLAGNKISDIEGLHRLLKLTVLDLSFNKITTTKALGQLVANYNSLLALNLLGNPIQINVSDDQLRKAVRSLLPKLAFLNKQPINSQKAREVGTEAVAKAALGSSTRGTHRRATRKVTTGASSSSSVHRSSASVSQKSRHRLRSRSQHVSSKAK; encoded by the exons ATGACAATTTGCAGCTGTTTTCCAGTAGGGAGAAGTAGGAAAGATAAG GAAGAGAAGAGGGCTCCAAAAACTGATGATGTGCCTGTACTAGTTGAAGGTTCTGTGAAATCTAGTGCTAGAACAGATGATTCAAAATCGTCTTCTGTTGTTGTTCCTTTACCTTTTGGGAGTTCTATGAGCAACGACAAGGTGATGGATCATGAAAGTCCTGTTAAGGGAGATACAGAAGAGGTGGCTTATGAAGGGGAAGATGAGCATGATGAAAGCTTGTCAATGAAGAGGGACAACTCTGATTTTGATCTTCAAGCACGCGGTCGTAGCTCAGGGGGAGAATATGATCGATCATACAATGAAGGGATGCGTCGTAATTGCTCATTTCAAAGTGAAATGAATGATCAGGAGAATAGCAAGTCTGATAAAGATGCAGAGGCTGTTGAGATTGTGAAAAGTGGACACATTAGTGATCCGGGGTTTGGTAAAGTAGAATCTTGGGCCTCTCCAAAGCTGCAACGCTCCTGCTCCGATTTAGCAATGAGGGATATGCTCACTAAATTGAGTGGGCAGCTATCACTTTCCAAGTCCAAGTCTTATGATGAGATGCAGAAATTAGCTGAGAAGATGACTTTAGGAAGTCCAGCTTCAGTGTTGACGCATCGCAGCGCTGACAAAGTTATGTTGAAGAAGCATTCTTCAAGCCAGCTTCTGCCATCCAGAAGTCGAAAATTGTGGTGGAAACTATTCTTATGGAGCCATAGGAACCTACAAGGAAATGGTGGTATCCAACAACTGCCAATCCTTGCTAAGACGGCTCTAAACCAGCAGGGAGGGTACTCCTCGGACACTCTAGAACTGGGGAAAGGCATGGACTTGAGCAACTTGGGATCTCCTGGTTCATTCACAGCAGAATCCTTGAACAAAGGGCGGTATGACAAAGGGAAGAAGGTTTTGGATGATTTTGAAGGAGTAAGTGGtttttggccacaaaatcaatgGGTTGCTTTCCCTGAAGAATCCTCTAGGTTTATGAGAATCAATGAATGGGTAAATGAACTTCCTATTCATCCACCATGCTTAATTGATGAACATGATCATGTTGAAGATGACGTTGATATCCCGCCTTATCCCGATGCTGGTAAATCACCTGTAAGAAACTCACCTCTCATTAGCCAATATCCAAATATAAATGTCCCAGAAGAGGTTGCACATGCCAATACAGTCATCCGGTCTCTCAATTCTTCCTCAACAGTTGCTCACATCGCAGGCGCTGGTCTGAAAGTTATACCTGCCATGTCGCACTTATTTAGCCTTCGATCTGTCAATTTATCAGGCAACTTCATAG TTCAAATAACTCCAGGATCACTACCAAAGGgtcttcatgctctcaatttatcaaGGAACAAGATCCACACGATTGAAGGACTGAGGGAGTTGACACGTCTGCGTGTGCTTGATCTAAGTTATAACAGAATCTCTCGAATTGGACAAG GTTTGTCGAGTTGTACGCTCATCAAAGAGCTATACCTCGCGGGTAACAAAATAAGTGATATAGAAGGGCTTCACAGACTTCTGAAGCTGACTGTTCTAGACCTGAGCTTCAACAAGATAACAACTACTAAAGCACTTGGCCAGCTTGTGGCAAACTACAACTCTCTTTTGGCTCTGAACCTGTTGGGAAATCCAATTCAGATCAATGTAAGCGATGACCAACTGCGAAAGGCAGTTCGCAGTCTGCTTCCAAAGCTAGCTTTCTTGAACAAACAGCCAATTAATTCACAAAAGGCACGAGAGGTAGGCACAGAAGCAGTTGCTAAAGCAGCGCTGGGCAGCAGTACTCGGGGCACTCATCGTAGAGCAACCAGGAAGGTAACCACTGGAGCTTCTTCGTCGTCAAGCGTGCATAGGAGCAGTGCCAGTGTGTCTCAAAAGAGCAGACATAGGCTAAGAAGCCGAAGTCAACATGTGTCTTCCAAGGCCAAGTGA
- the LOC107867495 gene encoding protein WHAT'S THIS FACTOR 1 homolog, chloroplastic, with product MTLWSLLSSITKTLNSPNPNAPFSQFPSQFKQLWSHSSPNVTLSGSFSAPGRPSLFTSQFKEFSTSFLLTKIPKKFRKKRKKKDSPRSKLVQTQPNINPHFENILLHDTHFRFLKKTKEFLSKQPHHVLRLDDAGKLHQQLGFPRGRKVVKSLQRHPLIFDIYRHNDGKMWIGFTDLMEELLDEECRIMNEMESDRVNVVRKLLMMSKDKRIGLSKIYHNRGLFGIPEDFRDRLGKYEEYFKVIVEEDGKRVVELVNWDPTLAVSALEKEYMVDEDKVKKAFKFPIKHGKALNLDEGDERKLNLLYTLPLVSPYSDGSKLDLWTVEAEKFRVGLIHEFLSLMLEKRAYIHNIVEFKEEFCLTKHTYQMLLKQPRTFYLAGTEMNWSVFLKDAYGEDGVLLNKDPQVLFNEKLYRYADMKVLKPSSDVYET from the coding sequence ATGACACTTTGGAGTCTCCTTTCTTCCATTACCAAAACCTTAAATTCCCCAAACCCCAATGCCCCTTTCTCTCAATTCCCTTCCCAATTCAAACAATTGTGGTCCCATTCCTCCCCGAACGTTACGCTTAGCGGGAGTTTCAGTGCACCGGGCCGCCCTTCCCTTTTCACTTCCCAGTTCAAAGAATTCTCCACCTCCTTCCTCCtaaccaaaatccccaaaaaattCCGCAAAAAACGAAAGAAAAAAGACTCCCCACGTTCAAAATTAGTCCAAACTCAACCAAACATCAACCCCCATTTCGAAAACATCCTTTTACACGACACCCATTTCAGATTCCTTAAAAAAACCAAAGAATTCCTGTCCAAACAACCCCATCATGTTCTCCGCCTCGACGATGCCGGGAAACTTCATCAGCAGTTGGGGTTCCCGCGTGGTCGGAAAGTTGTTAAATCTCTCCAACGACACCCGTTGATTTTCGATATTTATCGGCATAATGATGGTAAGATGTGGATTGGTTTTACTGATTTGATGGAAGAGTTGTTGGATGAGGAATGTAGAATTATGAATGAAATGGAGAGTGATAGAGTTAATGTAGTTAGGAAGTTGTTAATGATGTCGAAAGATAAGAGGATTGGTTTGAGCAAGATTTATCATAATAGAGGTTTGTTTGGTATACCTGAGGATTTTCGGGATAGGTTAGGGAAGTATGAGGAGTATTTTAAGGTGATTGTTGAGGAAGATGGGAAGAGGGTTGTTGAGCTTGTGAATTGGGATCCTACATTGGCCGTGAGCGCGTTGGAAAAGGAGTATATGGTTGATGAGGATAAGGTGAAGAAGGCGTTTAAGTTTCCGATTAAACATGGGAAAGCGTTGAACTTGGATGAAGGTGATGAGAGGAAGTTGAATTTGTTGTATACGTTGCCTTTGGTTTCGCCTTATTCGGATGGGAGTAAGTTGGATTTGTGGACGGTGGAGGCGGAGAAGTTTAGAGTTGGATTGATTCATGAGTTCTTGAGCTTGATGTTGGAGAAGAGAGCTTATATACATAACATTGTGGAGTTCAAGGAGGAGTTTTGTCTTACGAAGCATACTTATCAGATGCTCTTAAAACAGCCTAGGACGTTTTACTTGGCTGGTACGGAAATGAATTGGTCTGTTTTTCTTAAGGATGCGTATGGGGAAGATGGTGTTTTGCTAAATAAGGATCCGCAGGTGCTGTTCAATGAGAAACTCTATAGATATGCAGACATGAAAGTATTGAAGCCAAGCAGTGATGTCTATGAGACATGA
- the LOC107867494 gene encoding probable pectin methyltransferase QUA2, whose protein sequence is MSRPLHRGVSVGGRLSVNGPDFWDDSQMKDKVEKEDLERNRSPGDQTYLSTKFLCRVLFPDNSPSKHSLGENGLISDPFSPGAGRNRLKYALLLIRLSLVFIIILALTGSFWWTISITSSSRGQIYHGYRKLQEQVVSDLRDIGQLSLGAANVKDVEYCPPESENFIPCFNVSENLDLGLSKGEEVDRYCGPGSRQNCLVLPPVNYKTPLRWPTGRDVIWHANVNITAQEVLSSGSLTKRLMMLEEEQISFRSDSAMFDSIEDYSHQIAEMIELRNESNFVQAGVRTILDIGCGYGSFGAHLFSSQLLTMCVANYEASGSQVQLTLERGLPAMIGSFNSKQLPYPSLSFDMIHCAECHVDWDQKDGILLVEVDRLLRPGGYFVWTSTVTNTQRSVRNKVSLKKWNFVRNFAESMCWELSAQQDETVVWKKTSLKKCYVARRPGVGPSLCSKGQDIESPYYRPLQACIAGTQSRRWIPIEERTKWPSRAKLNSSELKIHGLSSEALAEDSLNWNSAVNNYWSLLSPLIFSDHPKRPGDDDPSPPYNMLRNVLDMNAHFGGLNAALLDARKSVWVMNVIPTSGPNYLPLILDRGFVGVLHDWCEAFPTYPRTYDLIHANGLLSLEFGQHSRCPMFDLFIEMDRVLRPEGWVIIRDTVPLIELARAHAARLKWDARVVEVESSDEKLLICQKPFSRRQAS, encoded by the exons ATGTCAAGGCCACTCCATAGAGGTGTGTCAGTTGGGGGGAGGTTATCAGTTAATGGCCCTGATTTCTGGGATGATTCTCAAATGAAAGATAAAGTAGAAAAGGAAGATTTGGAGCGTAATCGATCACCTGGTGATCAGACTTATTTGTCTACCAAATTCCTTTGCCGGGTTTTGTTTCCTGATAATTCTCCATCGAAACATAGTTTGGGTGAAAATGGCTTAATTTCTGATCCTTTTAGCCCTGGAGCAGGACGAAATCGACTTAAGTATGCTTTGCTATTGATCAGGCTAAGCTTAGTTTTCATAATAATTCTTGCTCTTACGGGATCCTTTTGGTGGACAATATCGATAACCTCCTCATCGAGAGGTCAAATATACCATGGATACAGAAAACTTCAGGAGCAAGTAGTATCGGATTTGAGGGATATAGGACAGCTCTCTCTTGGTGCTGCAAATGTGAAGGATGTGGAATATTGTCCTCCTGAATCTGAGAATTTTATTCCATGTTTCAATGTGTCGGAAAATCTTGACTTGGGCCTTTCTAAAGGCGAGGAGGTTGACCGGTACTGTGGACCTGGTTCAAGACAAAATTGTTTGGTACTTCCCCCTGTTAATTACAAGACTCCTCTAAGATGGCCTACCGGTAGAGATGTCATTTGGCATGCTAATGTTAATATTACTGCACAAGAGGTACTCTCCTCTGGAAGTTTGACAAAAAG gttgatgatgttggagGAAGAACAGATTTCCTTTCGTTCAGACTCTGCGATGTTTGACAGCATTGAAGACTACTCACATCAAATAGCAGAAATGATTGAGCTACGGAATGAATCAAACTTTGTACAAGCTGGA GTTCGAACTATCTTGGATATTGGATGTGGTTATGGCAGTTTCGGGGCACATCTTTTTTCTAGCCAACTGTTGACCATGTGTGTTGCAAACTATGAAGCTTCAGGCAGTCAAGTTCAGCTAACACTTGAAAGAGGTCTTCCTGCAATGATTGGATCATTTAATTCAAAGCAGTTGCCTTATCCATCTCTTTCCTTTGATATGATACATTGTGCAGAATGTCATGTTGACTGGGATCAGAAAG ACGGCATTCTTCTTGTTGAAGTTGATCGATTATTAAGGCCTGGTGGATATTTTGTCTGGACTTCAACTGTTACAAATACTCAGCGCTCCGTCCGCAACAAAGTGAGTCTGAAAAAATGGAACTTTGTCCGGAATTTTGCTGAAAGCATGTGCTGGGAGCTGTCGGCACAACAAGATGAAACTGTTGTATGGAAAAAGACAAGTTTAAAGAAATGTTATGTTGCAAG GAGACCAGGTGTTGGACCTTCTCTCTGCAGTAAGGGACAGGACATTGAATCCCCGTATTATCGACCTCTACAAGCTTGCATTGCTGGAACGCAAAGCCGCCGGTGGATTCCTATTGAGGAAAGGACAAAGTGGCCTTCTAGGGCTAAATTAAACTCCAGCGAACTTAAGATTCATG GTTTGTCATCTGAAGCTCTTGCTGAGGATTCCCTCAACTGGAATTCAGCAGTTAACAATTATTGGTCACTTCTTTCACCTTTAATATTTTCTGATCACCCAAAGCGACCTGGTGATGATGATCCTTCTCCTCCCTATAATATGCTTAGAAATGTGTTGGACATGAATGCCCATTTTGGTGGTCTGAATGCTGCTCTACTGGATGCTAGAAAGTCAGTGTGGGTCATGAACGTGATTCCCACTAGTGGGCCTAATTATCTTCCCCTAATTCTCGACAGAGGATTTGTTGGAGTTCTGCACGATTG GTGTGAGGCATTTCCGACATATCCAAGAACTTACGATCTGATACATGCTAATGGACTTCTGTCGCTGGAATTCGGTCAACATAGCAGATGTCCGATGTTTGATTTGTTTATTGAGATGGATCGTGTTCTTCGTCCAGAG GGCTGGGTGATTATACGGGACACTGTCCCTCTTATTGAGTTAGCAAGAGCTCATGCAGCAAGATTGAAATGGGACGCAAGAGTTGTAGAGGTAGAAAGCAGTGACGAGAAGCTACTAATTTGCCAGAAACCATTTTCAAGAAGACAAGCAAGCTAA